In Microbacterium binotii, one DNA window encodes the following:
- a CDS encoding helix-turn-helix transcriptional regulator, producing MEIDREALAAFLRRRREALQPDDVGLARGSRRRTAGLRREEVAALCHMSTDYYARLERATGPHPSAQMVASIAQGLHLTLAERDHLFLLAGHHPPVAGVSGEHVSPGMLRILDRLTDTPAEIVTELGETLRQTPLGVALTGDTASLAGSARSIGYRWFTDPAARRLYDPDEHEFLSRLWASGLREIVTRRGPDSRASRMVAELAGRSPEFRDVWSRGEVGVRPRSTKRFVHHELGPLELECQTLLDPAQSHSLLVYTAAPGSESAEKLRLLSVIGAGL from the coding sequence ATGGAGATCGATCGCGAGGCGCTCGCCGCCTTCCTCAGGCGACGGCGCGAGGCATTGCAGCCCGACGACGTGGGGCTCGCTCGCGGGAGCCGCAGGCGTACCGCCGGGCTCCGCCGGGAAGAGGTCGCAGCGCTCTGCCACATGTCGACCGACTACTACGCGCGCCTCGAGCGGGCGACGGGTCCGCATCCGTCGGCGCAGATGGTGGCCTCGATCGCGCAGGGTCTGCACCTTACGCTCGCCGAGCGCGACCACCTCTTCCTCCTGGCGGGCCACCACCCTCCGGTCGCCGGTGTCTCGGGCGAACACGTCAGTCCCGGCATGCTGCGGATCCTCGATCGGCTCACCGACACACCGGCCGAGATCGTCACGGAGCTCGGTGAGACACTCCGCCAGACGCCGCTCGGTGTCGCCCTCACCGGAGACACGGCATCGCTGGCGGGCTCGGCCCGCAGCATCGGCTACCGCTGGTTCACGGATCCGGCCGCCCGCCGGCTCTACGACCCCGATGAACACGAGTTCCTCTCTCGGCTGTGGGCCTCTGGACTGCGCGAGATCGTCACCCGTCGCGGTCCGGACTCCCGTGCGTCGCGGATGGTGGCCGAGCTCGCTGGGCGGAGCCCGGAGTTCCGCGACGTCTGGTCGCGGGGCGAAGTCGGGGTGCGCCCGCGATCGACGAAGCGGTTCGTTCATCACGAACTCGGGCCGCTGGAGCTCGAATGTCAGACCTTGCTGGACCCGGCGCAGTCGCACTCCCTCCTCGTGTACACGGCTGCGCCGGGGTCGGAGAGCGCGGAGAAGCTGCGGCTTCTGTCCGTCATCGGCGCGGGGCTCTGA
- a CDS encoding SDR family oxidoreductase has protein sequence MTPTVPHLDVPDLTGRRALVTGGSDGIGLRIAARLARAGAEIVLPVRNRTKGDAAAARIRSDAPRARVRLHDLDLASLASVAALGEELRAEGSPLHLLINNAGLMSPPSRQLTADGFEAQWGTNHLGHVALVAELLPLLREGRARVVSQISVAAASGRIRWDDLNAERSYDAMTSYRQSKIALGLFARELQRQSVTHDWGIVSVLSHPGVAPTSLLAARPELERDADTGGVRLIRWLSARGLFVGTPESAALPALLAATSPDVVGGHLFSPSGPGRVGGAPTEQRLYRPLRDDDDARRVWAVSQELTGATFPTG, from the coding sequence ATGACCCCCACCGTCCCCCACCTCGACGTTCCCGACCTCACGGGCCGGCGCGCCCTCGTGACCGGCGGCAGCGACGGCATCGGCCTGCGCATCGCCGCCCGCCTCGCTCGCGCCGGTGCCGAGATCGTGCTGCCCGTCCGCAATCGCACCAAGGGTGATGCGGCGGCCGCCCGCATCCGCTCAGACGCGCCGCGCGCCCGCGTGAGGCTGCACGACCTGGATCTGGCGTCGCTCGCATCGGTGGCCGCGCTCGGCGAGGAGCTCCGAGCCGAGGGTTCGCCGTTGCACCTGTTGATCAACAACGCCGGTCTCATGTCGCCACCCTCGCGGCAGCTCACCGCGGATGGATTCGAAGCGCAGTGGGGCACCAACCACCTCGGCCACGTCGCCCTGGTCGCGGAGCTGCTGCCGCTGCTGCGCGAAGGACGGGCGCGGGTCGTATCGCAGATCAGCGTCGCCGCGGCGAGCGGCCGCATCCGCTGGGACGATCTGAACGCGGAGCGCAGCTACGACGCGATGACCTCTTACCGACAGTCGAAGATCGCGCTGGGGTTGTTCGCCCGCGAACTGCAGCGGCAGAGCGTCACCCACGACTGGGGCATCGTGAGCGTCCTGTCGCACCCCGGTGTCGCGCCGACGAGCCTGCTGGCCGCCCGGCCCGAACTGGAACGCGACGCCGACACGGGCGGCGTGCGCCTGATCCGGTGGCTGTCCGCTCGCGGACTCTTCGTGGGGACCCCGGAGTCGGCCGCGCTCCCCGCCCTGCTGGCGGCGACCTCCCCGGATGTCGTCGGCGGCCACCTGTTCAGCCCGTCGGGTCCGGGACGTGTCGGCGGCGCGCCGACCGAGCAGCGCCTCTATCGCCCGCTCCGTGACGACGACGACGCCCGACGCGTTTGGGCCGTGTCTCAGGAGCTCACCGGAGCGACGTTCCCGACCGGCTAG
- a CDS encoding HNH endonuclease signature motif containing protein, which produces MRATVAVTVPVLSLLDDDAAVSAPAELDGVGPIPIRTARTLCGAADGWMRVLTHPETGVVLSVGRTRYRPPADLQRLVRWRAARCTAPGCRMCAARCEIDHTVAWEHGGETRADNLTPLCKGHHTVKHHGGWQTRQHPDGVIIWTSPGGRRYRVEPERRTPRFVPASVGRVSGAPEGGAPPF; this is translated from the coding sequence GTGCGCGCCACGGTCGCCGTCACCGTGCCGGTGCTGTCGTTGCTCGACGACGACGCCGCGGTGAGCGCGCCGGCCGAGCTCGACGGCGTCGGGCCCATCCCGATCCGCACCGCGCGAACCCTCTGCGGAGCCGCGGACGGCTGGATGCGAGTGCTCACCCACCCGGAGACGGGCGTCGTGCTGTCCGTGGGGCGCACGCGGTATCGCCCGCCCGCTGACCTGCAACGCCTCGTGCGGTGGCGGGCAGCACGCTGCACCGCGCCTGGATGCCGAATGTGCGCCGCTCGCTGCGAGATCGATCACACCGTCGCGTGGGAGCACGGCGGCGAGACGCGCGCCGACAACCTCACCCCGCTGTGCAAGGGGCACCACACCGTCAAGCACCACGGTGGCTGGCAGACACGACAACACCCCGACGGCGTGATCATCTGGACATCACCGGGAGGTCGTCGCTACCGCGTCGAACCGGAGCGACGAACACCCCGCTTCGTCCCCGCATCCGTGGGGAGGGTGTCCGGCGCGCCCGAGGGCGGGGCGCCCCCGTTCTGA